The DNA sequence GAACCCGTGGAACATTCCGGGGCGGGAGTCCAGGGCCGAACGGACCCCGGCCCCGAGCAGCTGGCGGTGCACGCCTCCCACTCGTCCCGCAGCGGATCGCAGCCGGCGACCACCACGTACCCGGGCGGCAGCCCTCTCGGGTCCGCGACGAGCGGGGAGGCCGACGGATGGCCGCCGACGCCGCCGCGGAGACCTGGACGGCGCCGGAGCCCCGGCGGAGCGCCCGCACGGTGGCGCCGTAGCCGTCGAGGTCACCCAGGACCCATCCGCCCCTAAGCCCGCTGGTTCGCGAAGTGCGGGATGACCTTCTCGCCCCACTGCCGCAGGGTCTCCAGGCAGGCCTCCTGCGGCACGGTCCCCATCTGGATCAGGCACATGATCTCGTCGGCCCCCGCCTCCCGCAGCCGCTCCACGTACGCGATCGCCTCGTCCGCGCTCCCGTAGGCGTGGTCCGCGTTGAAGGTGGCCGTGGCGGTGGGCCGTACCGGGATGTCCTGCTCGTGCAGCCGGGCCACCACCTGCTCGGCTGCCCTGCGCATCTCCGCCCCCTCGTCGGCACCCTCGACCACCGCCTCGTCCGGCACCCCCGCCCCGCCGTACCAGTGGCCGATGGACTGCGCGAAGAACCGCTGCCCCCGGATCCCGATCCGGCGCGCCTCCTCGGGGTCGTCGAGCACGATCGTCGGACAGAGCACCGAGAAGTGGTCGTTGACCGCCGTGGAGACGAAGCGGCCGCCGTCCCGGCCGGCGATCGCGGCGTCGTAGACGGAGCGCATCCCCGCGATGGACTCCGGCCCGGCGAATCCCATCACCAGCGCCCCGACGCCCAGCTCCGCGGCCTGCACCAGGGTCTCGGACCGGCTGCACGCGAGGAACAGCGGCGGGTGGGGCCGCTGGCTCGGCCGCGGCAGGATCGGGTGCGGATCGATGTCGATGAGCTCCCCGTGGTACTCCAGCTCGTCCTCCTGCCAGGCCTTCCCGATGATCCGCAGCGCTTCCTCCACCTCCGCCGTGGTGCGGTCCTTGTCCACACCGCACAGCGAGGTCTCCTGCACGGTCCCGCCCCGCCCGGCCCCGAGGTCGACCCGCCCGCCGGACAGCAG is a window from the Streptomyces sp. NBC_01244 genome containing:
- a CDS encoding LLM class flavin-dependent oxidoreductase, producing MKFSVIFEAQLADPTVEREHQVIRDCVEQAVLAEEMGFDRIWAVEHHSLKWYAHMSAPEIFLSFVAARTNTIRIGHGVVCMPFAFNHPVRVAERAAMLDLLSGGRVDLGAGRGGTVQETSLCGVDKDRTTAEVEEALRIIGKAWQEDELEYHGELIDIDPHPILPRPSQRPHPPLFLACSRSETLVQAAELGVGALVMGFAGPESIAGMRSVYDAAIAGRDGGRFVSTAVNDHFSVLCPTIVLDDPEEARRIGIRGQRFFAQSIGHWYGGAGVPDEAVVEGADEGAEMRRAAEQVVARLHEQDIPVRPTATATFNADHAYGSADEAIAYVERLREAGADEIMCLIQMGTVPQEACLETLRQWGEKVIPHFANQRA